Sequence from the Catenuloplanes indicus genome:
GAAGAACCCGCCGCCGCCGATGCCGGCCGAGAACGGCTCGGTCACACCGATCGTCGCGGCGGCCGCGATCGCGGCGTCGACCGCGTTCCCGCCGCGCCGCAGCACCTCAAGACCGACCGCGGTGACGGTCGGGTCGACCGAGGACACCGCGCCGCCGTACCCGGTGGCGGTGGGGGAGATCGGGGGTCGATAGGAAGCGGCCGCCGGAGCGGCACTGATCATGGTCGCGGAAAGCGTGGCGGCGGTGAGCGCCGCGAGAAGCTTCACAGTGGCCCCTCCGAACGGGATCGACGGATGTCAGATCAAGGCCTACCGCCCACCATCGGCGGATGCAAGCGCACACGCGACCGCGGGTAGCACTTCGGTTGCCGTCCGGTTGTATGCGCCCGGCGGACCTTCCCCGGGAAGCACCCTGTTTCCTACCGTCGACACCATGCGCGACAACGAGAAGGTGCGGTTCGACCCCACCGCTCCGGACATCCGCCCGGTCGGCTGGCAGGTGCAGATGCGGATCGACTGGGTGGTGACCCAGGTGATGGCGACGCATCGCGGCCTGCCCGAGGACCAGGTCCGCATCGAGCTCGCCCAGCGGCTGCGCGGCATGGGCGCGGCGGCCGGCCAGCGTCAGGTGGACAACTACGCGCGGGCCATCTCCGCGCTGCCGTCGCTGCCCGCGACCGGAACCGCCACGGACACCGCCGGCCGGTAACCGTACGTTTACCGATCATGAAACGGCGGCACTTCTGCCGCCATGACGACGGCCACGGAGCCCCGCGAGCCCACCGAGCTGCGCCGCGTGATCAGCCGGCCGGTGCTGACCTTCTTCATCCTCGGCGACGTGCTGGGCGCCGGCATCTACTCGCTGACCGGCGAGGTCGGCGCGGACTCCGGCGGCGCGATCTGGGCCAGCTTCCTGATCGCGTTCGCGCTGGCGTTCCTCACCGCGTTCGCCTACCTCGAACTCGTCACGAAATATCCGCAGGCGGCCGGCGCCGCGCTCTACGTCGACCGCGCGTTCGGCATCCGGGCGCTGTCGTTCATGGTCACGTTCGCCGTGATGGCGTCCGGCGTCACGTCCGCCGCGTTCGCGGCCAGCCGGGTCGGCGGACGCTACTTCACCGGCCTCACCGGCGTCGAGAACCCACCGGCCGTGCTGATCGGCATCGCCGCGATCCTGCTGGTCGCGGCCGTGAACCTGTGGGGCGTCGCGGAGTCCATGCGGGTCAACGTGGCGATCACCTGTATCGAGCTGGCCGGTCTGCTGTTCATCATCGGTGTCGGCGGCTGGGTGCTGGCCACCGGCGGCGGCGACCCGGGCGCCGCGTTCGAGTTCTCCGGCACCGGCTTCGGCGTGGTCACCGGCCTGCTGGCCGGTGCCGCCACCGCGTTCTACGCGTTCATCGGCTTCGAGGACTCCGCGAACCTGGCCGAGGAGGTCACCGAACCGCGGAAATGCTTCCCGCCCGCGCTGGTCACCGGCCTGGTGCTGGCCGGCGTCGTCTACCTGCTGGTCGCGTTCACGGCCGCGATGACGGTGCCGCTGGACACGCTGGTCGAGTCCTCCGGCCCGCTGCTGGAGGTGGTCCGGACCGGCGTGCCGGACCTGCCCGCCGACCGGGTCTTCTCGGCCGTCTCGATCATCGCGGTCAGCAACACCATGCTGATCAACATGCTGATGGCGTCCCGGCTGCTCTACGGCATGGCCAACCGCGGCGTGCTCCCGCCGATGTTCGGCCGGCTCGGCGCGCGCCGCACGCCGTGGGTGGCGATCGCGTTCACCACGGCCGCCGCGATCCTGCTGCTGATCGCGGTGGACGACCTCGGCGACCTCTCCGACACCACGGTACTGCTGCTCACCGGCGTGTTCCTGGCCGTCAACGTGTCCGCGCTGGTGCTCCGCCGGGACACCGTCGCGCACGACCACTTCCGCGCGCCGACCGTGGTGCTGGTGCTCGGCGCGCTCGTCTCCGCGATCTTCCTGCTCCCGATGGTCCGCGACGCCGGCGTCTACCTGCTGGCGTTCTGGCTACTGCTCGGCGGCGCGGCGCTCTGGGCGATCAACTGGGCGGTCACCCGGTCGACCGCACGCTGATGTCGCTGACCCGCACGGTGTAGGGCG
This genomic interval carries:
- a CDS encoding APC family permease encodes the protein MTTATEPREPTELRRVISRPVLTFFILGDVLGAGIYSLTGEVGADSGGAIWASFLIAFALAFLTAFAYLELVTKYPQAAGAALYVDRAFGIRALSFMVTFAVMASGVTSAAFAASRVGGRYFTGLTGVENPPAVLIGIAAILLVAAVNLWGVAESMRVNVAITCIELAGLLFIIGVGGWVLATGGGDPGAAFEFSGTGFGVVTGLLAGAATAFYAFIGFEDSANLAEEVTEPRKCFPPALVTGLVLAGVVYLLVAFTAAMTVPLDTLVESSGPLLEVVRTGVPDLPADRVFSAVSIIAVSNTMLINMLMASRLLYGMANRGVLPPMFGRLGARRTPWVAIAFTTAAAILLLIAVDDLGDLSDTTVLLLTGVFLAVNVSALVLRRDTVAHDHFRAPTVVLVLGALVSAIFLLPMVRDAGVYLLAFWLLLGGAALWAINWAVTRSTAR